A part of Halobaculum sp. MBLA0143 genomic DNA contains:
- a CDS encoding glutamate--cysteine ligase produces MPPNHTAMEGSEAFTRTGSLGVEEEFYIVDDAGRPTAGIDDLVYGDREPPARLADRLAHELFAFTIETQTPTIETPTPDRIATEVHETRDALVDHAAADGYRIAGAGLHPAARWRELDHAEKPRYRSQLDRIQFPQHRNTTAGVHVHVGVDDADKAVWVANQARWFLGPLLALCANSPFWNGFDTGLASARAKIFEALPNTGVPTRFDDFESFRRFERRMLEADRVRDRGELWFDVRPHTEHGTVEVRVPDGQSDPDVVTTVAEYVRALVVDLAERYEDETQPTAPPTVDVDRDGRGLRRELLDENKWRAMRYGHDADFLDRDGDSLVTLPDHVERETDRLGTDALVELLERESGAARQRRLAGDGEFDALCRDLVL; encoded by the coding sequence ATGCCGCCGAACCACACAGCGATGGAAGGGTCGGAGGCGTTCACACGCACTGGCAGTCTCGGTGTCGAAGAGGAGTTCTACATCGTCGACGACGCCGGCCGACCGACCGCCGGGATCGACGACCTGGTGTACGGTGACCGGGAGCCACCCGCCCGGCTCGCCGACCGTCTCGCACACGAGCTGTTCGCGTTCACGATCGAGACGCAGACGCCGACGATCGAGACGCCGACCCCCGACCGGATCGCCACAGAGGTGCACGAGACGCGCGACGCGCTCGTCGACCACGCCGCCGCCGACGGCTACCGGATTGCCGGCGCCGGCCTCCACCCCGCCGCTCGGTGGCGGGAGCTCGACCACGCGGAGAAGCCCCGCTACCGCTCGCAGCTCGATCGCATCCAGTTCCCCCAACACCGCAACACGACCGCCGGCGTCCACGTCCACGTCGGCGTCGACGACGCGGACAAGGCGGTGTGGGTCGCCAACCAAGCCCGGTGGTTCCTCGGCCCGCTCCTGGCGCTCTGTGCCAACTCCCCGTTCTGGAACGGGTTCGACACCGGGCTCGCGTCCGCCCGGGCGAAGATCTTCGAGGCGCTGCCCAACACCGGCGTCCCGACCCGGTTCGACGACTTCGAGTCGTTCCGCCGGTTCGAGCGCCGGATGCTGGAGGCCGACCGCGTCCGCGACCGAGGAGAGCTCTGGTTCGACGTGCGACCCCACACGGAACACGGCACCGTCGAGGTGCGCGTGCCAGACGGCCAGTCCGACCCCGATGTCGTCACGACCGTCGCGGAGTACGTCCGGGCGCTCGTCGTCGACCTCGCCGAGCGGTACGAAGACGAGACGCAGCCGACGGCCCCGCCGACCGTCGATGTCGACCGCGACGGCCGCGGGCTCCGCCGGGAGCTCCTAGACGAGAACAAGTGGCGCGCGATGCGGTACGGCCACGACGCGGACTTCCTCGACCGCGACGGGGACAGCCTCGTCACGCTGCCGGACCACGTCGAACGGGAGACGGACCGACTGGGCACGGACGCGCTCGTTGAGCTGTTAGAGCGGGAGTCCGGCGCCGCACGGCAGCGCCGGCTCGCAGGCGACGGAGAGTTCGACGCGCTGTGTCGGGACTTGGTGTTGTAG
- the sepF gene encoding cell division protein SepF — MGIMSKILGGEDGRSAGDYVELEAEDFDTQRGTAAMQVHIAELGDQTDVIEIKDAVYDGDFVIADITRHSTSDGTTEHLIDELRQVTKEVDGDIVRKGDDQLIIAPTGVSIARTKLNEQP; from the coding sequence ATGGGGATCATGAGCAAGATTCTCGGCGGGGAAGACGGGCGGTCCGCCGGGGACTACGTGGAACTCGAGGCCGAGGACTTCGACACGCAACGGGGGACGGCGGCGATGCAGGTCCACATCGCGGAACTGGGTGACCAGACGGACGTGATCGAGATCAAAGACGCGGTCTACGACGGTGACTTCGTCATCGCCGACATCACCCGCCACTCCACCTCCGACGGGACGACCGAGCACCTGATCGACGAGCTCCGCCAGGTGACCAAGGAGGTGGACGGCGACATCGTCCGGAAGGGTGACGACCAACTGATCATCGCGCCGACCGGCGTGAGCATCGCCCGGACGAAGCTGAACGAACAGCCGTAG
- a CDS encoding YigZ family protein has translation MEPYRTVAERATASFEVRGSEFLGHVAPASDPGAAESFVETVRTEYDDATHNVPVYRVPADGESGAEVGDTPTGGGLLREYESDDGEPSGSAGKPALNVLQQRDLRSLVCVVTRYYGGTNLGVGGLARAYSRAVKDAVDAAGVTERRPRERFAVTVAYDDSGTVRGLLEGADAEFEAAYAERVAFDVAAPTETAAGLRDRIRSATSGRAEID, from the coding sequence GTGGAGCCGTACCGCACTGTCGCCGAGCGCGCGACCGCGAGCTTCGAGGTTCGCGGCTCGGAGTTCCTGGGTCACGTCGCGCCGGCGAGCGACCCCGGGGCCGCCGAGTCGTTCGTCGAGACCGTCCGGACGGAGTACGACGACGCCACCCACAACGTCCCCGTCTACCGGGTGCCCGCTGACGGGGAGTCGGGCGCCGAGGTCGGTGACACCCCGACCGGGGGCGGGCTGCTCCGAGAGTACGAGAGCGACGACGGGGAGCCGTCCGGCTCGGCGGGCAAGCCGGCGCTGAACGTGCTCCAGCAACGAGACCTCCGTAGTCTCGTCTGTGTCGTCACGCGCTACTACGGCGGGACGAACCTCGGCGTCGGCGGGCTGGCCCGAGCGTACTCTCGGGCGGTCAAAGACGCCGTCGACGCCGCCGGCGTGACGGAGCGGCGCCCGCGCGAGCGGTTCGCCGTGACCGTCGCGTACGACGACTCCGGGACGGTCCGGGGGTTGTTGGAGGGTGCCGACGCGGAGTTCGAGGCGGCGTACGCCGAGCGGGTCGCGTTCGACGTGGCCGCGCCGACGGAGACGGCCGCCGGGCTGCGCGACCGGATCAGGTCCGCCACCTCCGGCCGGGCGGAGATCGACTGA
- a CDS encoding Sjogren's syndrome/scleroderma autoantigen 1 family protein, with amino-acid sequence MSDSGDGFDREAERRKLEEKYGDDAERRQSTQRMSDLLLKGATMTNRHCDTCGDPIFRKDDQEFCPTCSAEGQAAEGQAAEGQAADGQAAEGQAADGQAAEGQAADGQAAREASESEEPAAAGGQRPPQQGQASTPERGRTENGRRAADASNSGRTAADAPNSGRTAADPSNSGRTAADAPNSGRTAADAAGDAQPTPAQGHTTQSGGTQTHERQGRGGDAATGRQPAGDAADTGRREPATRRRSSPAGGDLAAARAALTDAIAEHATRGAEATDPRTAADHLSAAREAAEALSALRQ; translated from the coding sequence ATGAGCGACTCCGGCGACGGCTTCGACCGCGAGGCGGAGCGACGCAAGCTGGAAGAGAAGTACGGCGACGACGCCGAGCGCCGCCAGTCCACCCAGCGCATGAGCGACCTCCTGTTGAAGGGGGCGACGATGACGAACAGGCACTGTGACACCTGTGGCGACCCCATCTTCCGCAAGGACGACCAGGAGTTCTGTCCCACCTGTTCGGCGGAGGGGCAGGCGGCCGAGGGTCAGGCGGCCGAGGGGCAAGCAGCCGACGGGCAGGCGGCCGAAGGGCAAGCAGCCGACGGGCAGGCGGCCGAAGGGCAAGCAGCCGACGGGCAGGCGGCTCGAGAGGCGAGCGAGTCCGAGGAACCCGCCGCGGCCGGCGGTCAACGACCGCCACAGCAGGGACAGGCGAGCACGCCGGAGCGCGGGCGCACCGAGAACGGTCGCAGAGCGGCCGACGCTTCTAATAGCGGCCGCACGGCGGCCGACGCTCCCAACAGCGGCCGCACGGCGGCCGACCCTTCCAACAGCGGCCGCACGGCGGCCGACGCTCCCAACAGCGGCCGCACGGCGGCCGACGCTGCCGGCGACGCCCAGCCGACGCCAGCGCAGGGGCACACGACACAGTCCGGCGGGACACAGACGCACGAACGGCAGGGCCGCGGTGGCGACGCCGCCACCGGTCGGCAGCCCGCCGGCGACGCTGCCGACACTGGACGGCGAGAGCCGGCGACACGACGACGGTCGTCACCCGCGGGCGGCGACCTCGCGGCTGCGCGGGCGGCGTTGACGGACGCGATCGCGGAGCACGCGACCCGCGGGGCGGAGGCGACGGATCCGCGGACGGCGGCGGACCACCTCTCGGCCGCACGGGAGGCGGCCGAGGCGCTGTCCGCGCTCCGGCAGTGA
- a CDS encoding DUF4349 domain-containing protein: MSRYTTALTILLVVLAGCAGGNSVQTGAESGAGGGFTLTGEADAARATPVESGAADGAEYGAADDTAQVDRGRELIRTARVGIVVDDFETARERLAAYAESTGGFVGDSTRRVEGAGNRTWTVGRVTLRVPTSNYTEALAVVNETGEVRASEQSTRDVTDQVVDLEARLENLREERDQLRALYRRANTTEDVLAVQQELSRVQTEIERTEAQLQQLERQVAFTTITVEIREPRPDPPDDLGTAWYDTPVTSAFLESIDGVVVFLQSTVVLTAYALPYLVVVGLPLGGGLYAVRRYRRRPTTESTANGTGTADGDSGGTVDLENEPDDDDN, from the coding sequence GTGAGCCGATACACGACAGCTCTGACGATACTGTTGGTCGTCCTGGCCGGCTGTGCTGGCGGGAACTCCGTCCAGACCGGCGCAGAGTCCGGTGCCGGCGGCGGCTTCACCCTCACCGGCGAGGCCGACGCCGCCCGCGCGACGCCCGTGGAGTCGGGCGCGGCCGACGGTGCCGAGTACGGCGCCGCCGACGACACCGCACAGGTCGATCGGGGCCGCGAGCTGATCCGAACCGCACGGGTGGGGATCGTCGTCGACGACTTCGAGACCGCCCGCGAGCGGCTGGCGGCGTACGCCGAGTCCACCGGCGGGTTCGTCGGCGACTCCACCCGTCGCGTCGAGGGAGCGGGCAACCGGACCTGGACGGTGGGTCGCGTGACGCTCCGGGTTCCGACGAGCAACTACACGGAGGCGCTGGCGGTGGTCAACGAGACCGGGGAGGTGCGGGCCTCCGAGCAGTCCACCCGGGACGTGACCGACCAAGTGGTGGATCTGGAGGCACGCCTGGAGAACCTCCGAGAGGAACGCGACCAGCTGCGGGCGCTCTACCGCCGAGCGAACACGACGGAGGACGTGCTCGCCGTACAACAGGAGCTGTCGCGGGTCCAGACGGAGATCGAACGCACGGAAGCACAGCTCCAACAGTTGGAACGACAGGTGGCGTTCACGACGATCACCGTCGAGATCCGTGAGCCGCGGCCGGACCCCCCCGACGACCTCGGGACGGCGTGGTACGACACCCCCGTCACGAGCGCGTTCCTGGAGTCGATCGACGGTGTCGTGGTGTTCCTCCAGAGCACGGTCGTGTTGACGGCGTACGCGCTGCCGTACCTGGTCGTCGTCGGGCTGCCGCTGGGAGGCGGACTGTACGCAGTCCGGCGATACCGTCGTCGCCCGACGACGGAGTCGACGGCGAACGGCACGGGGACGGCCGACGGCGACTCCGGCGGCACCGTCGACCTAGAGAACGAGCCGGACGACGACGACAACTGA
- a CDS encoding amino acid-binding protein yields the protein MEKFAGSPGQQTVVRLLLERGFSVNADGRVVSGGIEIPDTGIAREADVDRRVVDATTDAILQDDELRRIFRNITAVPSLMDLAPVLGLTVLTVEVGEPEAAGVVAEITGLLAERDVPLRQVLSDDPEFADEPELYLITDREVPGELLVEIRELSYVRSVEF from the coding sequence ATGGAGAAGTTCGCCGGCTCGCCCGGCCAGCAGACGGTGGTGAGACTCCTGTTGGAGCGGGGGTTCTCCGTCAACGCGGACGGCCGGGTCGTCTCCGGCGGCATCGAGATCCCGGACACGGGGATCGCCCGCGAGGCGGACGTCGACCGGCGTGTCGTGGACGCCACCACCGACGCGATCCTCCAGGACGACGAACTCCGGCGGATCTTCCGGAACATCACGGCCGTCCCGAGTCTGATGGATCTCGCGCCCGTGCTCGGGCTGACCGTGCTGACGGTGGAGGTGGGGGAGCCGGAGGCGGCCGGCGTCGTCGCGGAGATCACCGGGCTGCTCGCCGAGCGAGACGTCCCGCTGCGACAGGTGCTGTCGGACGATCCGGAGTTCGCCGACGAGCCGGAGCTGTACCTCATCACGGACCGCGAGGTGCCCGGAGAGCTCCTCGTCGAGATCCGAGAGCTGTCGTACGTCCGGAGCGTCGAGTTCTGA
- a CDS encoding HVO_0476 family zinc finger protein encodes MSETSRVPADCPACGTETVHELLKPGGQATVRCTECDHTHKTELSEPETTEVEVIVSQDGESWPTTTTVEPDEEFAVGDEFVAETSEAIQQVRVTSVEVEKGRAESATAETAETVWTRSVDNVGVDMTIHPNDGRKRESRSEKLYVPGEYEFAVGAAETFGDEEVEIVGVHVRDDADGYPYDKADSEGQSVFAKDVKRVFARDQVTSAWSGW; translated from the coding sequence ATGAGCGAGACGAGCCGCGTGCCGGCGGACTGCCCGGCCTGCGGGACGGAGACGGTCCACGAACTGCTGAAGCCCGGGGGCCAGGCGACGGTGCGGTGTACGGAGTGTGACCACACACACAAGACGGAGCTGTCGGAGCCGGAGACGACGGAGGTGGAGGTGATCGTCTCCCAGGACGGGGAGTCCTGGCCGACGACGACGACCGTCGAGCCGGACGAGGAGTTCGCCGTCGGCGACGAGTTCGTCGCCGAGACCAGCGAGGCGATCCAACAGGTCCGGGTGACGAGCGTCGAGGTGGAGAAGGGTCGCGCGGAGTCGGCGACCGCCGAGACGGCAGAGACCGTCTGGACCCGATCCGTCGACAACGTCGGTGTCGACATGACGATCCACCCGAACGACGGCCGGAAGCGAGAGAGCCGGAGCGAGAAGCTGTACGTCCCCGGGGAGTACGAGTTCGCCGTCGGGGCCGCGGAGACGTTCGGCGACGAGGAGGTGGAGATCGTCGGCGTCCACGTCCGCGACGACGCCGACGGCTACCCGTACGACAAAGCCGACTCCGAGGGCCAGAGCGTGTTCGCCAAAGACGTGAAACGAGTGTTCGCCCGCGACCAGGTGACGAGCGCCTGGTCCGGGTGGTAG
- a CDS encoding cold-shock protein — MAQGTVAFFNDTGGYGFIETDDADEDVFFHMEDVGGPDLEEGQEVEFEIEQAEKGPRAKELTRL; from the coding sequence ATGGCGCAAGGGACGGTCGCGTTCTTCAACGACACGGGTGGTTACGGCTTCATCGAGACGGACGACGCCGACGAGGACGTGTTCTTCCACATGGAAGACGTCGGCGGCCCCGACCTAGAGGAGGGGCAGGAGGTGGAGTTCGAGATCGAACAGGCAGAGAAGGGACCGCGAGCCAAGGAACTCACTCGGCTGTAG
- a CDS encoding prolyl oligopeptidase family serine peptidase codes for MAVPEPTPVPLETHYDLTRVGSTALSPDGDRVAFTAVEADPDEEENVTSLFVVPTDGSRAPHRLTRVDGASSPAWGPDGDRLAFLATREEDTDRRVGHDTDETDDDTAADTADVDDAGDDTDETDPDDTDTGDSAGGDEPTPQVWLFDLALGGDARQVTAFAEGARSFDWGPAGDRLVVAARDPTEEERAYLDSREDGGPVETERLQHKLDGVGYLDTVDTYLHVVELDGETERLDDAYGANGAFGELYGLQPAWGDGGRIAFLSCRGDRPDDTLATDVYTIRPDGSALRRETDGDVAASAPEWDPTGDRLAFVGRDPENWCIPAQVYVTGPDGPRPLTADLDRTAGGRFHWTDESTLVGQIGDEGRTRLVRVGTDGTVERIFEAQGTDRALAGFEYGDDRCAFVLSDPSDGRDVFAVDTADLDATTEPASLTRLSATDESFLADHSTPEVRRVSWESDDAEIEGIVYSDPAVDLSEGDHPVVVAIHGGPVSYDEPEFSHAHTVLTSRGYVVFRPNYRGGSSYGREFAETLRGQWGTHEVTDIVTGVESLVDRGWVDPDRVFGYGFSYGGIAQGFLVTQTDLFTAAAPEHGIYDLRASFGADDSHALVSDEFGLPWEEPETYDAASAITDAGEIDTPLLVAAGGRDWRCPPSQSEQLYVAARKQDVPARLVVYEDEHHNVGEPERAIHRMEEVLAWYERFDPAVDGDGEDPHGRSEDDDADDATDEDDTDGDTGGAEESGA; via the coding sequence ATGGCCGTTCCCGAGCCGACACCGGTCCCCTTAGAGACCCACTACGACCTGACGAGAGTCGGATCGACCGCCCTCTCTCCGGACGGCGACCGCGTCGCCTTCACCGCCGTCGAGGCCGACCCGGACGAAGAGGAGAACGTCACCTCGTTGTTCGTCGTCCCGACGGACGGTTCGCGGGCGCCACACCGACTCACCCGCGTCGACGGCGCCAGCAGCCCCGCCTGGGGCCCCGACGGCGACCGACTCGCCTTCCTGGCGACCCGCGAGGAAGACACCGACCGGCGGGTGGGACACGACACGGACGAGACGGACGACGACACGGCGGCGGACACCGCCGACGTAGACGACGCCGGCGACGACACGGACGAGACAGACCCCGACGACACGGACACGGGCGACAGCGCGGGCGGCGACGAGCCGACACCACAGGTCTGGCTGTTCGACCTGGCGCTCGGCGGCGACGCCCGCCAGGTGACGGCGTTCGCGGAGGGCGCCCGGTCGTTCGACTGGGGGCCGGCGGGCGACCGACTCGTCGTCGCCGCCCGCGACCCGACCGAGGAGGAACGGGCGTACCTGGACAGCCGCGAGGACGGCGGGCCGGTCGAGACGGAACGACTCCAACACAAGCTCGACGGGGTGGGCTACCTCGACACGGTGGACACCTACCTCCACGTCGTCGAACTGGACGGCGAGACGGAGCGACTCGACGACGCCTACGGCGCGAACGGGGCGTTCGGCGAACTGTACGGGCTCCAGCCGGCGTGGGGCGACGGCGGCCGGATCGCCTTCCTCTCGTGTCGGGGCGACCGACCGGACGACACGCTGGCGACCGACGTGTACACGATCCGGCCGGACGGCTCTGCTCTCCGGCGGGAGACGGACGGCGACGTCGCCGCGTCGGCGCCGGAGTGGGACCCGACGGGCGACCGGCTCGCGTTCGTCGGACGCGACCCGGAGAACTGGTGTATCCCGGCGCAGGTGTACGTCACCGGACCGGACGGCCCGCGGCCGCTGACGGCGGATCTCGACCGGACGGCCGGCGGCCGGTTCCACTGGACCGACGAGTCGACGCTCGTCGGCCAGATCGGCGACGAGGGGCGGACGCGGCTCGTCCGGGTGGGAACGGACGGGACGGTCGAACGGATCTTCGAGGCCCAGGGCACCGACCGCGCGCTCGCGGGGTTCGAGTACGGCGACGACCGGTGTGCGTTCGTGTTGTCCGACCCGTCGGACGGGCGGGACGTGTTCGCCGTCGACACGGCGGACCTGGACGCGACGACGGAGCCAGCGTCACTCACCCGGCTGTCGGCCACCGACGAGTCGTTCCTCGCCGACCACTCCACGCCGGAGGTTCGGCGAGTGTCCTGGGAGAGTGACGACGCGGAGATCGAGGGCATCGTGTACAGCGATCCGGCGGTCGACCTCTCCGAGGGCGATCACCCAGTCGTCGTCGCCATCCACGGCGGTCCGGTGAGCTACGACGAGCCGGAGTTCTCACACGCCCACACCGTGTTGACCTCGCGGGGGTACGTCGTGTTCCGCCCGAACTACCGGGGCGGCTCCTCGTACGGCCGCGAGTTCGCCGAGACGCTGCGTGGCCAGTGGGGCACCCACGAGGTGACGGACATCGTCACCGGGGTGGAGTCGTTGGTCGACCGCGGCTGGGTCGACCCCGACCGTGTGTTCGGCTACGGCTTCTCGTACGGCGGGATCGCACAGGGGTTCCTCGTCACGCAGACGGACCTGTTCACCGCCGCCGCCCCCGAGCACGGGATCTACGACCTCCGGGCGTCGTTCGGCGCCGACGACAGCCACGCGCTGGTGAGCGACGAGTTCGGCCTGCCGTGGGAGGAGCCGGAGACGTACGACGCCGCTTCCGCGATCACGGACGCCGGCGAGATCGACACCCCCCTGCTCGTCGCCGCCGGCGGCCGCGACTGGCGGTGTCCGCCCAGCCAGTCCGAACAGCTGTACGTCGCCGCCCGGAAACAGGACGTACCCGCGCGGCTCGTCGTCTACGAGGACGAACACCACAACGTCGGCGAGCCGGAGCGGGCGATCCACCGGATGGAGGAGGTGTTGGCGTGGTACGAACGGTTCGACCCCGCCGTCGACGGAGACGGTGAGGATCCGCACGGGCGGAGTGAGGACGACGACGCGGACGACGCCACAGACGAAGACGACACAGACGGCGACACCGGCGGTGCCGAGGAGTCGGGAGCGTAG
- the radB gene encoding DNA repair and recombination protein RadB: MSDLLTTGCDAFDDLLGGGVERGVVTQLYGPPASGKTNVALTVAAAAAVDGERVLYVDTEDLSVARFRDIVAARTDEASVETVAERLIVTEATDFDEQAEAVRDTEAFAEQVGLIVLDSATGFYRLERTAEGSEGDTLRAVGRQVTHLLSLARRHDLAVIVTNQVFSDPESDRTRPLGGNTLEHWTGVVVRLERFRGGNRRATVEKHRSEPAGERARFRITDAGIEDATDAEP, encoded by the coding sequence GTGTCTGACCTGCTCACGACCGGCTGTGACGCGTTCGACGACCTGTTGGGCGGCGGGGTAGAACGGGGTGTCGTCACCCAGTTGTACGGGCCGCCGGCCTCCGGGAAGACGAACGTCGCGCTGACGGTCGCGGCGGCGGCTGCCGTCGACGGCGAGCGGGTGTTGTACGTCGACACGGAGGACCTGTCCGTGGCGCGGTTCCGAGACATCGTCGCCGCCCGCACGGACGAGGCGTCCGTCGAGACGGTCGCGGAACGGCTCATCGTCACGGAGGCGACGGACTTCGACGAGCAGGCGGAGGCCGTCCGCGACACGGAGGCGTTCGCCGAGCAGGTCGGACTGATCGTGTTGGACTCTGCGACCGGCTTCTACCGCCTCGAACGCACGGCCGAAGGGTCGGAAGGCGACACGCTGCGGGCGGTCGGCCGCCAGGTGACTCACCTCCTGTCGCTCGCCCGTCGCCACGACCTCGCGGTGATCGTCACCAACCAGGTGTTCTCCGACCCGGAGAGCGACCGGACGCGGCCGCTGGGCGGGAACACGCTGGAACACTGGACCGGCGTGGTCGTCCGGCTGGAACGGTTCCGCGGCGGCAACCGCCGTGCGACCGTGGAGAAACACCGCTCGGAGCCGGCCGGCGAGCGCGCCCGCTTCCGAATCACGGACGCCGGGATCGAGGACGCGACGGACGCGGAGCCGTAG